The following proteins are co-located in the Candidatus Bathyarchaeota archaeon genome:
- a CDS encoding 4-hydroxy-tetrahydrodipicolinate reductase encodes MKPIKICVAGADGKMGSTIIKEAAAIEEFKIVGAVTALESENAGKTLGEIGLTPKEVEILTPQNLEIALKNADVYISFTTPKAELENLPKVANLNKRIVMGTTGFTEEQKKILEKAVKSKVPAVFSPNFSIGLNVMLNSIKFYKTLPKDYDFSIFEMHHLGKIDAPSGTAKKIAEAIASFKGYSKTVYGREGLSKRSENELEVLSARGGGVPGIHEIFIAGQHELIRIEHIAFSRSVFARGALYAAKWLMNRKEPKIYDMNDVLGLER; translated from the coding sequence ATGAAGCCTATTAAAATTTGCGTTGCAGGCGCTGACGGGAAAATGGGAAGCACCATAATTAAAGAGGCTGCTGCTATAGAGGAATTTAAGATCGTTGGAGCAGTCACAGCTTTAGAAAGCGAGAATGCAGGTAAAACTCTTGGAGAAATAGGTTTAACGCCTAAAGAAGTTGAAATTTTAACGCCTCAAAACTTAGAAATAGCTTTAAAAAACGCTGATGTATATATATCTTTCACAACTCCTAAAGCAGAGCTGGAAAATTTACCTAAAGTAGCTAATTTAAATAAAAGAATAGTTATGGGAACAACTGGGTTTACAGAGGAGCAAAAAAAAATTCTTGAAAAAGCTGTTAAAAGTAAAGTTCCAGCTGTTTTTTCCCCAAATTTCTCTATAGGATTAAACGTAATGCTTAATTCAATAAAATTTTATAAAACGCTTCCCAAAGATTACGATTTTTCAATTTTTGAAATGCATCATTTAGGGAAAATAGATGCGCCCAGCGGAACTGCTAAAAAAATTGCTGAAGCAATAGCTTCCTTTAAAGGATACTCAAAAACAGTTTATGGAAGAGAAGGCTTATCTAAAAGAAGCGAGAATGAATTAGAAGTTTTATCTGCAAGAGGCGGCGGTGTTCCAGGAATTCATGAGATTTTTATAGCAGGTCAACATGAGTTAATAAGAATTGAGCATATAGCTTTTTCTAGAAGCGTTTTTGCTAGAGGAGCTTTATATGCAGCTAAATGGTTAATGAACCGGAAGGAACCTAAAATTTATGATATGAATGATGTTTTAGGATTGGAGCGTTAA
- the dapA gene encoding 4-hydroxy-tetrahydrodipicolinate synthase yields MFKGCYTALITPMKKNFEVDYEGLKKLIEFQIDEGVDGVLAVGTTGESPTLTWEEHIEVIKKTLEEVDERCEVIAGTGSNSSKEAIEATKESYDLGVKAVLLVDPYYNGPSSLEIRREYLEPIAAKFPEVEIIPYVIPGRTGTKLLPQDLAILHKNFKNVKAVKEATGDLENARVTRALCGEHFSILSGDDDKTFVLMTDPKVKANGVISVTSNIAPSAVQEMVKSLTSGDLEKAEAIAKGLKPLFEVVTVLTQEETEYGQVSCKARNPLPYKTLMNILGMPSGPCRPPLGKMTKKAIAFLINKAREVYEENPEFLASIEEFFDVDLSERLYKEKYLEGLFYEAY; encoded by the coding sequence ATGTTTAAAGGATGCTATACCGCGTTAATAACTCCCATGAAAAAAAATTTTGAAGTTGATTACGAAGGACTAAAAAAATTGATTGAATTCCAAATTGATGAAGGAGTAGACGGTGTTTTAGCTGTTGGAACAACAGGTGAATCTCCTACATTAACTTGGGAAGAGCATATAGAAGTTATAAAGAAAACCTTAGAGGAAGTAGATGAAAGATGCGAAGTTATTGCTGGTACAGGAAGCAATAGCAGTAAAGAAGCTATAGAAGCTACAAAAGAAAGCTATGATTTAGGGGTTAAAGCAGTTTTGCTTGTTGACCCATATTATAATGGACCAAGCTCTTTAGAAATAAGAAGAGAATATTTAGAGCCTATAGCTGCAAAATTTCCAGAAGTAGAGATAATTCCCTATGTTATTCCAGGGAGAACCGGAACAAAGCTTCTTCCTCAAGATTTAGCAATTCTCCATAAAAACTTCAAGAATGTAAAAGCTGTGAAGGAAGCTACTGGAGATTTAGAAAATGCAAGAGTTACTAGAGCTTTATGCGGAGAACACTTCAGCATTTTATCTGGAGATGATGATAAAACATTTGTTTTAATGACAGACCCTAAAGTAAAAGCTAATGGAGTAATTTCAGTTACCTCGAACATTGCTCCAAGCGCTGTTCAAGAAATGGTTAAATCATTAACTTCAGGAGATTTAGAGAAAGCAGAAGCAATAGCTAAAGGGCTTAAACCTTTATTTGAAGTAGTAACCGTTTTAACTCAAGAAGAAACAGAATATGGTCAAGTTTCATGCAAAGCAAGAAACCCTCTTCCGTATAAAACTTTAATGAATATTTTAGGGATGCCCTCAGGTCCATGCAGGCCACCGTTAGGTAAAATGACTAAAAAAGCTATTGCTTTTCTTATAAACAAAGCTAGAGAAGTTTATGAAGAAAACCCTGAATTTCTAGCTTCTATAGAAGAGTTTTTTGATGTTGATTTAAGCGAAAGATTATATAAAGAAAAATATTTAGAGGGATTATTTTATGAAGCCTATTAA
- a CDS encoding glutaredoxin family protein — MVKVKIYTTPNCPYCKALKKFLEENRVPFEELDVSKEPKAVTELIFKSNQAGVPVIEANGKIIVGFNRDIIVKALFIEEKH; from the coding sequence ATGGTTAAGGTTAAAATTTATACAACGCCCAACTGCCCTTATTGCAAAGCTTTAAAAAAGTTTCTTGAAGAAAATAGAGTTCCTTTTGAGGAGCTGGATGTTTCTAAAGAACCTAAAGCTGTTACTGAATTAATTTTTAAATCAAATCAAGCTGGAGTACCAGTAATTGAGGCTAATGGAAAAATAATTGTTGGTTTTAATCGAGACATTATAGTTAAAGCTTTATTTATTGAGGAAAAACATTAA
- a CDS encoding GMP synthase subunit A, with protein sequence MNKERVNLKIPVVSLEGQYNHLISRMLSELKVESPIIPATTNLNQIIEANVDGLVFGGGPQRVYEDFKKGAFNSLHEIIIKINVPCLCICAAHQLLALIYDGEVGPAIYPEFGPVEIEVIDEDEILKGLKPSFIAWSSHNDEVKKLSKQFKLLAKSKKCLIQAVKHENKPVFGVQFHPEVYHTVNGRRIFENFLSIIKR encoded by the coding sequence ATGAATAAAGAAAGAGTTAACTTGAAAATTCCAGTAGTTAGTTTAGAAGGACAATATAACCATTTAATTTCTAGAATGCTTTCTGAACTTAAGGTTGAAAGCCCAATAATACCTGCGACTACAAATTTAAACCAAATAATCGAAGCAAATGTTGATGGATTAGTTTTTGGTGGTGGACCTCAAAGAGTTTACGAGGATTTTAAAAAAGGAGCATTTAATTCATTGCATGAAATTATTATAAAAATTAATGTTCCATGCTTATGCATATGCGCAGCTCATCAATTGTTAGCTTTAATTTACGACGGTGAAGTGGGACCAGCGATTTATCCAGAGTTTGGACCAGTTGAAATAGAAGTTATAGATGAAGATGAAATTTTAAAGGGTTTAAAGCCTTCTTTTATAGCATGGAGCTCTCATAATGATGAAGTAAAAAAACTTTCTAAACAATTTAAGCTTTTAGCTAAATCAAAAAAATGTTTAATTCAAGCAGTAAAGCATGAAAATAAACCTGTTTTTGGGGTTCAATTTCATCCTGAAGTTTATCATACAGTTAATGGAAGAAGAATTTTTGAGAATTTTCTAAGCATAATCAAAAGATAA
- a CDS encoding GMP synthase has translation MKAQIKNLRREVKGEKALVAVSGGVDSTTCAALAYKAAKENLVCVLIDTGFMRINEPEWVKRTLSKPPLNLPVQIIRAEEDFIKSLIGVKDAEEKRRIFREEFYKVLSVTAKRENCKFLIQGTIAPDWIETKGGIKTQHNVLTQIGIKTEEKYGFTVLEPLVNLYKDQVRVTAKALNIPKEISERQPFPGPGLMVRCVGEVKKEKLRELKKAAEVVEEKLMDKGIQQYFAAVLDEEFIENQLFPELGLNYEIKIFKNLATGVKGDERAYGKIASIKVEEEFRRKIWSNFEKLIFLQSKIISEKKDFTRVLYLIDEKNEGKYAVSIRAIKTRDYMTADVAQIDWETIKEISQEILFKCLEVKEVYYDVTPKPPATIEYE, from the coding sequence ATTAAAGCTCAAATAAAAAACTTAAGAAGAGAAGTTAAAGGAGAGAAGGCTTTAGTAGCAGTTTCTGGTGGAGTTGATAGCACTACTTGCGCTGCTTTAGCTTATAAAGCTGCTAAAGAAAATTTAGTTTGCGTTTTGATAGATACAGGGTTTATGCGAATTAATGAGCCTGAATGGGTGAAGAGGACGTTAAGCAAACCTCCACTTAATCTACCTGTTCAAATCATAAGAGCTGAAGAAGACTTTATTAAAAGTTTAATAGGAGTAAAAGATGCTGAAGAAAAAAGAAGAATTTTTAGAGAGGAATTTTATAAGGTTTTAAGCGTTACAGCCAAGAGGGAAAATTGCAAATTTTTAATTCAAGGAACTATCGCTCCAGATTGGATAGAAACTAAAGGCGGAATAAAAACTCAACATAACGTTTTAACGCAAATCGGCATAAAAACAGAGGAGAAATATGGGTTTACAGTTCTTGAGCCTTTAGTTAACCTATATAAAGATCAAGTAAGGGTTACAGCCAAAGCTTTAAATATTCCAAAGGAGATTTCGGAGAGACAGCCATTTCCAGGGCCAGGATTAATGGTTAGATGCGTGGGAGAAGTTAAAAAAGAGAAGTTGAGAGAGTTAAAGAAAGCCGCTGAAGTTGTTGAAGAAAAACTAATGGATAAAGGAATACAACAGTATTTTGCAGCAGTTTTAGATGAAGAATTTATTGAAAACCAACTTTTTCCAGAGCTGGGTTTAAACTATGAGATTAAAATTTTCAAAAATTTAGCGACAGGAGTTAAAGGTGATGAAAGAGCTTATGGGAAAATAGCAAGCATTAAAGTTGAAGAGGAGTTTAGAAGAAAGATTTGGAGTAATTTTGAAAAATTAATTTTTCTCCAATCAAAAATTATTTCTGAAAAGAAAGATTTTACCCGTGTTTTATACTTAATAGATGAAAAAAACGAGGGAAAATATGCTGTTTCAATAAGAGCCATAAAAACTAGAGATTATATGACAGCTGATGTAGCGCAAATCGATTGGGAAACCATTAAGGAGATTAGCCAAGAAATATTGTTTAAATGTTTAGAAGTAAAGGAAGTTTATTATGATGTTACCCCTAAACCCCCAGCAACAATTGAATATGAATAA
- a CDS encoding Lrp/AsnC family transcriptional regulator: MLLKELIKDSRQKITDLAVKCSLTRQSVYEKIKEFTNKGIKFTIDLDPKNVGLHLTAYVLIVADPHKEFRRETDNLIKEFKEVSQIHYILGRFDVIAEVIVKDMEEFRSVLNKIQSLPAVKKTETLMVYETTKRNKIDPLMKAIEEKLNSTQTP; encoded by the coding sequence TTGCTTTTAAAAGAGTTAATAAAAGATAGTAGACAGAAAATAACTGATTTAGCGGTTAAATGCAGTTTAACTCGACAAAGCGTTTACGAGAAAATTAAAGAATTTACGAATAAAGGCATAAAATTTACGATTGATTTAGATCCAAAAAATGTAGGATTACATTTAACAGCTTATGTTTTAATAGTTGCTGACCCTCATAAAGAGTTTAGAAGAGAAACAGATAATTTAATAAAAGAGTTTAAAGAGGTTTCGCAAATTCATTACATTCTAGGCAGATTTGATGTAATAGCGGAAGTTATTGTAAAGGATATGGAGGAGTTTAGAAGCGTATTAAATAAAATTCAAAGTTTACCAGCTGTAAAAAAAACTGAAACGTTAATGGTTTATGAAACTACAAAAAGAAATAAAATAGATCCATTAATGAAGGCTATAGAAGAAAAGTTGAATTCAACGCAAACACCTTAA
- a CDS encoding phosphoenolpyruvate carboxykinase (GTP), translating into MLKQLKALKAKMSEKDYLKFSAIPNSGIHQFIAEAAELCNPNKIFICTESPEDIAYVRQQAIAAGEEAPLATPGHTYHFDNPQDQGRDREVTKYLVPKWDSLNKALNQIEREEGLAEVKELLKNSMEGRTMIVLFLSLGPVNSIFSIPCMECTDSWYVAHSANLLYRPAYKVFQQKEIKACDLFKVLHSAGEMNEKMVSINMGKKRIYIDYIKNTIYSVNTQYAGNSLGFKKLALRLAIRKADKEGWLAEHMMLTGVYGLNGRKTYFAGAFPSACGKTSTAMIPGNTILGDDIAYLRDINGVCHAVNAEAGVFGIIKDVNPIDDPLIWEAITTPGEVIFSNILVKDGEPYWLGMRRELPEDGINYAGYWHKGKVGENGEEILPSHKNARYTISLKALKNCDSELDNPMGVEVEGIIYGCRDPRAYVPVQQSFNWEHGVIAYGASLETETTFALVEEEGRYEINLMSIQDFVSIPLGKYIYNYLEFGRKLKKQPVIFGVNYFLRDRETNKFVTDKRDKRVWVKWMELRVHNDVDALRSPTGLIPKYEDLKKLFHEVLGKSYSKEEYIKQFTIRVRENLAKINRVEKFYRENATETPQELFKTLEQQRNLLIKAQKEFGDYISPESLIL; encoded by the coding sequence ATGCTAAAACAGCTTAAAGCTTTAAAAGCAAAGATGAGCGAAAAAGATTATTTAAAGTTTTCTGCAATACCTAACTCTGGAATCCATCAATTTATTGCTGAAGCTGCAGAGCTTTGCAATCCAAATAAAATTTTTATTTGCACCGAGTCACCAGAAGATATAGCTTATGTCCGTCAGCAAGCAATAGCTGCAGGAGAAGAGGCGCCTTTAGCGACACCTGGGCACACTTACCATTTTGATAATCCTCAAGATCAAGGTAGAGATAGAGAAGTTACTAAGTATCTTGTGCCTAAATGGGATTCTCTTAACAAAGCTCTTAACCAAATTGAGCGAGAAGAAGGCTTAGCTGAGGTAAAAGAACTGCTTAAAAATTCGATGGAAGGGCGTACGATGATTGTTCTATTTCTTTCATTAGGTCCGGTAAACTCTATATTCAGCATTCCTTGCATGGAATGCACGGATTCCTGGTATGTAGCTCATTCAGCTAATCTACTTTATCGCCCTGCTTACAAAGTGTTTCAACAAAAAGAAATTAAAGCATGCGATCTTTTCAAAGTTTTGCATTCAGCTGGGGAAATGAATGAGAAAATGGTAAGCATAAATATGGGAAAAAAACGGATTTATATTGATTACATTAAAAATACGATATATAGCGTTAACACTCAATATGCTGGCAACAGCTTAGGCTTTAAAAAGCTTGCTCTCCGCCTAGCTATTCGTAAAGCTGACAAAGAAGGATGGTTAGCTGAGCATATGATGTTAACAGGCGTATATGGATTGAATGGCCGTAAAACTTATTTCGCAGGTGCTTTTCCAAGTGCATGCGGTAAAACTTCTACAGCTATGATTCCGGGAAACACTATTTTAGGTGATGATATAGCTTATCTTCGCGATATTAATGGTGTTTGCCACGCGGTAAACGCTGAAGCAGGTGTCTTCGGGATTATTAAGGATGTAAACCCAATAGATGATCCATTAATTTGGGAAGCGATTACAACTCCTGGAGAAGTTATTTTCTCTAACATATTAGTAAAGGATGGTGAACCTTATTGGCTTGGCATGAGGCGGGAACTCCCTGAAGATGGCATAAATTACGCAGGGTATTGGCATAAAGGTAAAGTTGGCGAAAATGGAGAAGAAATTTTACCATCTCATAAAAATGCTCGGTACACGATATCGCTAAAAGCGCTAAAAAATTGCGATTCTGAATTAGATAACCCTATGGGAGTTGAGGTTGAAGGGATAATATATGGGTGTAGAGATCCTAGAGCTTACGTGCCTGTTCAACAAAGCTTTAATTGGGAGCATGGAGTTATCGCTTACGGGGCTTCACTTGAAACTGAAACAACTTTCGCGCTTGTAGAAGAAGAAGGTAGATATGAAATAAACTTAATGAGCATTCAAGACTTCGTTTCCATTCCCTTAGGTAAATATATTTATAATTATTTAGAGTTTGGTAGGAAACTTAAAAAACAGCCTGTTATTTTTGGAGTTAACTATTTTCTTCGAGATAGAGAAACAAATAAATTTGTAACTGATAAACGTGATAAAAGAGTATGGGTGAAATGGATGGAGCTTCGCGTACATAATGATGTTGATGCTTTACGATCTCCAACAGGATTGATTCCTAAATATGAAGATCTTAAAAAACTCTTTCATGAAGTATTAGGCAAAAGCTATAGTAAAGAAGAGTATATTAAGCAATTTACGATTCGAGTTCGCGAGAATTTAGCTAAAATTAACCGTGTAGAAAAGTTTTATCGAGAGAACGCTACTGAAACACCGCAAGAACTTTTTAAGACGCTTGAACAGCAAAGAAACCTTTTAATAAAAGCTCAAAAAGAATTCGGCGATTATATTTCACCTGAAAGCTTAATCCTATAA
- a CDS encoding DUF3227 domain-containing protein: MSVLTESCINKIDDNDVYTKSCVERKILIELIKFYGKTFNQEKLRFEDVFINAIESKLRETLGDAVVTVIKNYLEKKFSLRLRDAIEKPEEFFIALEKIFGKNIRTLERLILNEIQEKIKI; this comes from the coding sequence ATGAGCGTTTTGACTGAATCTTGTATTAATAAGATTGATGATAACGATGTTTACACTAAATCCTGCGTAGAAAGAAAAATATTAATTGAGTTAATTAAATTTTATGGAAAAACCTTTAACCAAGAAAAATTACGTTTTGAAGATGTTTTTATAAATGCTATTGAATCTAAGTTAAGGGAAACACTTGGAGATGCTGTGGTAACTGTGATAAAAAATTATCTTGAGAAAAAATTCTCTTTAAGATTAAGGGATGCTATTGAAAAACCTGAGGAATTTTTTATTGCTTTAGAAAAAATATTTGGTAAAAATATCCGCACACTTGAGCGGTTAATTCTTAATGAAATTCAAGAAAAAATAAAAATTTAA
- a CDS encoding sodium-translocating pyrophosphatase, producing the protein MLIPLIVLVCAIALGLVAYLSRYIMVQDSGTEKMREIASAIKSGAEAYLKRQYKSITVIAVIFAFLFALAIRAPSNPWLGVQTSFSFILGALCSNLAGYIAMRVAVSANVRTASAVRKSFDKALKIAFRGGLVFGLAVVSMSLLGITGLYLLFNKDPRLIVGFGFGASFAALFAQLGGGIYTKAADMSADLVGKVEAGIPEDDPRNPAVIADNVGDNVGDIAGRGADLFESITAENIGAMILGLAPAIFALYSVNGVLFPLIARAFGLIATMIGMCFVYAKKEDEDPFKPLVKSLMVVSGLCIIFFYILVRVLLNNALNLFLAAVIGVATAALIALITNYYTSYNKRPVLEIVDSAKGGAGPGIATGLAVGMESTGIFIAIVAIAILSSFALGGGLPVLVGKASWEAVQKGIYGTAIATMGMLSVTPIILALDGFGPIVDNSSGILEMSGLSGEGKETSEKMDAIGNTTKALTKGYAVGSALLSAFLLFFAFLEVVELKSVDLSKPAVFIGASLGAMLIFLFSALAIKAVGKTSAKMIEEIRRQFKEIPGILEGKAKPDYAKCIDISAKAALKNMVAPGILIIVLPVIVGLILGAEALGALQMVGIIVGVVMALFMNNGGAAMDNSKKYIEAGNLGGKGSPIHAATVIGDTLGDPLKDTAGPSIHVVIKLLNTIALALAPLFILYALM; encoded by the coding sequence ATGTTGATTCCATTAATAGTTTTGGTTTGCGCAATAGCTTTAGGTTTAGTTGCTTATCTTTCAAGATATATCATGGTTCAAGATTCTGGGACTGAAAAAATGCGTGAAATAGCTTCAGCAATAAAATCTGGAGCTGAAGCCTATCTTAAAAGACAATATAAATCTATAACAGTTATAGCAGTTATATTCGCTTTTTTATTTGCTTTAGCTATTAGAGCTCCCTCTAATCCTTGGCTTGGGGTTCAAACTTCCTTCAGCTTTATTTTAGGCGCTTTATGCTCTAATCTAGCTGGTTACATAGCTATGCGAGTTGCTGTATCAGCTAATGTTCGAACGGCTTCAGCCGTTAGAAAAAGCTTTGATAAAGCCTTAAAAATAGCTTTTAGAGGAGGCTTAGTTTTTGGTTTAGCTGTAGTTTCAATGAGCCTTCTAGGAATAACCGGGTTATATCTTTTATTTAACAAGGATCCAAGGTTGATTGTAGGCTTTGGGTTTGGAGCAAGCTTTGCAGCTTTATTTGCTCAGCTTGGGGGAGGAATATATACTAAAGCAGCTGATATGAGCGCAGATTTAGTTGGTAAAGTTGAAGCTGGAATCCCTGAAGATGATCCTCGAAACCCAGCGGTTATCGCGGATAATGTAGGCGATAATGTAGGTGACATCGCGGGTAGAGGAGCTGATTTATTTGAGTCTATAACCGCTGAAAATATTGGCGCCATGATTCTTGGTTTAGCTCCAGCAATATTCGCTTTATATAGCGTAAATGGAGTTCTTTTCCCATTAATAGCTAGAGCTTTTGGGTTAATTGCAACGATGATTGGAATGTGCTTTGTTTACGCAAAAAAAGAGGATGAAGACCCGTTTAAACCTTTAGTTAAAAGCTTAATGGTTGTCTCTGGTTTATGCATAATATTCTTTTATATTTTAGTTAGAGTTCTTTTAAATAACGCTTTAAACTTGTTTTTAGCTGCTGTAATTGGTGTGGCAACAGCTGCATTAATCGCATTAATCACTAACTATTATACCTCCTATAATAAAAGACCTGTTTTAGAGATTGTTGACTCAGCTAAAGGTGGAGCTGGCCCAGGAATAGCTACCGGTTTAGCTGTTGGAATGGAATCTACAGGCATATTTATAGCTATTGTAGCTATAGCTATTTTATCTTCCTTCGCTTTAGGAGGGGGTTTACCAGTTTTAGTTGGTAAAGCTTCTTGGGAAGCTGTTCAAAAGGGAATTTATGGAACTGCTATAGCTACGATGGGTATGCTTTCCGTCACGCCAATAATATTAGCTTTAGACGGTTTCGGTCCTATAGTAGATAATAGCAGCGGAATACTTGAAATGTCTGGTTTATCAGGTGAAGGTAAAGAAACTTCTGAAAAAATGGATGCTATAGGCAACACAACTAAAGCTTTAACTAAAGGTTACGCTGTAGGCTCAGCGTTGCTTTCAGCTTTTCTACTTTTCTTCGCGTTTCTAGAAGTTGTTGAATTAAAAAGCGTAGATTTAAGCAAGCCCGCAGTCTTCATTGGCGCTTCTTTAGGTGCAATGCTAATTTTCCTTTTCAGCGCTTTAGCTATTAAAGCGGTTGGTAAAACTTCAGCGAAAATGATTGAGGAAATAAGAAGGCAATTTAAAGAGATTCCTGGAATTCTTGAAGGTAAAGCTAAACCTGATTATGCTAAATGCATTGATATAAGCGCGAAAGCAGCTTTAAAAAACATGGTTGCTCCAGGGATTTTAATAATTGTTCTACCTGTAATTGTAGGTTTAATTTTAGGAGCTGAAGCTCTTGGAGCTTTACAAATGGTTGGAATAATAGTTGGCGTAGTGATGGCTTTATTCATGAATAATGGTGGCGCAGCCATGGATAACTCTAAAAAATATATTGAAGCAGGTAATTTAGGTGGTAAAGGATCGCCAATTCATGCCGCTACTGTTATAGGTGATACGCTTGGAGACCCATTAAAAGATACCGCCGGCCCATCAATTCATGTTGTAATTAAGCTTTTAAATACTATAGCTTTAGCTTTAGCGCCTTTATTCATTTTATATGCTTTAATGTAA
- a CDS encoding adenosine-specific kinase produces MELKVVKLEIPKECNIIVGTTHFIKSIEDLYEALVNSVPEIKFGAAFCEASGPCLIRHAGTDKELENAAIKNALNIGAGHSFVILLKNAYPLNVLNAIKNVPEVCTIHCATANPVEVILAETDQGRGILGVIDGFKVKGVENEAEIKERKEFLRKIGYKL; encoded by the coding sequence ATGGAGTTAAAAGTTGTTAAGCTAGAAATACCTAAAGAATGCAATATTATCGTTGGAACAACTCACTTCATAAAATCTATTGAAGATTTATATGAAGCTTTAGTTAATTCTGTTCCGGAAATTAAGTTTGGAGCAGCTTTTTGTGAAGCTTCAGGCCCATGCTTAATTCGTCATGCTGGAACAGATAAGGAATTAGAGAATGCTGCTATTAAAAATGCTTTAAATATAGGGGCAGGGCACTCCTTTGTAATTTTATTAAAAAACGCTTATCCATTAAATGTTTTAAACGCTATTAAAAATGTTCCTGAAGTTTGCACAATTCATTGCGCTACAGCTAATCCAGTTGAAGTTATATTAGCTGAAACAGATCAAGGTAGAGGAATATTAGGTGTAATCGATGGGTTTAAAGTTAAAGGTGTTGAAAACGAAGCTGAAATAAAAGAGCGAAAAGAATTTCTTAGAAAAATTGGGTATAAACTTTAA